A region from the Thermanaeromonas toyohensis ToBE genome encodes:
- a CDS encoding SDH family Clp fold serine proteinase, which translates to MDLLSLIWLILLISAFLPMLHQRRIEAARLRLIRSFEKKRGSRLITLIHRQESLSLLGIPLTRYINIEDSEQLLRAIRLTPEDMPIDLVLHTPGGLVLAAEQIAHAILKHRGKVTVYIPHYAMSGGTLIALAADEIVMDENAVLGPVDPQLGQYPAASILQVLAQKPINEIDDRTLILGDMARKAMNQVRESLIQILSEKMEHSKAEELASILSEGRWTHDYPITVEELQKMGLPVKVGLPREIYQLMELYPQPAGRRPSVQYIPLPYGRENERPRA; encoded by the coding sequence ATGGATCTCCTTAGCCTTATATGGCTTATTCTTCTTATCTCTGCCTTTTTACCTATGTTGCACCAGCGGCGTATTGAAGCAGCCCGGCTACGGCTTATACGAAGCTTCGAAAAGAAGCGAGGTTCACGCCTTATAACCCTTATCCACCGCCAGGAGTCTTTAAGCCTTCTGGGTATCCCTCTAACGCGGTATATCAATATAGAAGACTCAGAGCAACTACTCCGGGCTATAAGGCTTACGCCCGAGGATATGCCCATTGACCTGGTTCTCCACACCCCAGGAGGTCTGGTACTAGCTGCAGAGCAGATCGCCCATGCCATTTTAAAACACCGGGGTAAGGTTACCGTATACATCCCCCATTATGCCATGTCCGGCGGCACCCTCATAGCCCTGGCAGCTGACGAAATCGTTATGGATGAAAATGCTGTGTTGGGGCCTGTGGACCCTCAACTGGGCCAATATCCAGCAGCCTCTATCCTGCAAGTCCTGGCCCAAAAGCCCATCAATGAAATCGATGACCGGACCCTTATCCTAGGTGATATGGCCCGTAAGGCTATGAATCAGGTACGGGAAAGCCTCATCCAGATCTTAAGCGAAAAGATGGAGCACTCCAAGGCAGAGGAATTGGCCAGTATCTTAAGTGAAGGGCGCTGGACTCACGATTATCCCATCACCGTAGAAGAGCTACAAAAGATGGGCTTGCCGGTTAAAGTAGGGCTTCCCCGGGAAATCTATCAGCTTATGGAACTTTATCCCCAACCAGCCGGTCGCCGCCCATCAGTGCAGTATATACCTTTGCCTTACGGGCGAGAAAATGAGAGGCCAAGAGCGTAA
- a CDS encoding 2-keto-4-pentenoate hydratase → MDLQAIAKELLEAEIQRRPIEPLTSTYPGLTVEEAYRIQLAGVEMKLKQGRRVIGKKIGLTSKAMQDLLGVKEPDYGHLLDHMLLLEGEPCPRDELLWPRVEGEIAFILKDTLKGPGVTIADVFRATEGVMPAIEIVDSRIRDWKIKLPDTIADNASSGRFVLGSRMVPVKDLDLRLIGMVLEKNGQVVNTGAGAAVWGHPAAAVAWLANKLAEFDIALEAGEIILSGAITAAVEAAAGDVFTVSFYGLGTLSLRFI, encoded by the coding sequence GTGGATCTTCAAGCCATCGCCAAGGAATTACTCGAAGCTGAAATTCAAAGAAGACCCATCGAGCCCCTCACTTCTACTTACCCTGGGTTGACGGTAGAAGAGGCCTACCGTATTCAACTTGCGGGGGTGGAGATGAAATTAAAACAGGGCCGAAGGGTGATAGGGAAAAAGATCGGCCTTACCAGCAAGGCCATGCAGGATCTCTTGGGGGTTAAAGAGCCTGATTACGGGCACCTTTTGGACCATATGCTTCTTCTTGAGGGAGAGCCTTGTCCGCGGGATGAGCTATTGTGGCCCCGGGTAGAAGGAGAAATTGCCTTTATCCTTAAAGATACTTTAAAGGGCCCGGGGGTAACCATTGCCGATGTTTTCCGGGCCACAGAAGGCGTAATGCCGGCCATTGAGATAGTGGATAGCCGCATACGCGACTGGAAGATTAAGCTACCTGATACAATAGCTGATAACGCTTCCAGCGGGCGGTTCGTACTAGGTAGCCGTATGGTACCGGTTAAAGATCTTGATCTCCGCCTTATTGGTATGGTGCTAGAGAAGAACGGCCAGGTAGTCAATACCGGCGCAGGTGCAGCGGTGTGGGGCCACCCGGCCGCGGCTGTAGCCTGGCTGGCTAATAAACTAGCTGAATTCGACATTGCCTTGGAAGCAGGGGAGATAATTTTGTCCGGGGCCATAACTGCTGCGGTAGAAGCAGCAGCCGGAGATGTGTTTACCGTATCCTTCTACGGCTTGGGGACCTTAAGTTTACGTTTTATCTAG
- a CDS encoding aspartate aminotransferase family protein — translation MVAEYNLLNLEDALRLSRQEIREYYKRYINPGLANLLSLLDFDKQFVRAEGMYVWDREGRRYLDFLGAYGALNLGHNPPKVIEAVEMVRERPNLLQASLNPLAAALAHNLAAVTPGDLSRVFFCNSGTEAVEGALKLARAATGRFKIIYCENSFHGKSLGSLSVTGRRKYQKPFEPLLPGCEPVPFGDVEALEEKLAIGDVAAFIVEPIQGEGGVIVPQDGYLARARELCDKYGSLLIVDEIQTGLGRTGYLFACEHDGVVPDILCLAKSLGGGIMPLGAYIARPHIWDRAYGGTERCLLHTSTFGGNTLAMAAGLAALSSILEQDLAAQAREKGQFLLEGLKRLKEKSNLIKEVRGRGLLIGLEFNQPAAGLLDKLSLGKLNELSQQYFGSLVAGELMNKYQIITAYTLNNPNVIRLEPPLIVGYAELEKVLVALEEILIGKGFWGVALNSARTALSSFLSRGKNS, via the coding sequence ATGGTAGCTGAGTACAATCTTTTAAACTTAGAAGATGCCTTACGCCTTTCCCGCCAGGAAATAAGGGAATACTATAAACGCTATATAAACCCCGGTTTAGCTAACCTTTTAAGCCTTCTTGATTTTGATAAACAATTTGTGCGTGCCGAAGGGATGTACGTTTGGGATCGCGAGGGCAGACGCTATCTTGACTTTTTAGGTGCCTACGGAGCCCTTAACCTGGGGCACAATCCTCCTAAAGTAATTGAGGCCGTGGAAATGGTTCGGGAGCGTCCCAACCTTCTCCAGGCTTCCCTCAATCCCCTGGCTGCAGCCTTGGCCCACAACCTAGCGGCGGTCACTCCCGGGGATTTAAGCCGGGTGTTTTTTTGCAATAGTGGAACGGAGGCTGTAGAGGGCGCCCTTAAATTAGCTCGAGCCGCCACAGGTCGGTTTAAGATCATATATTGTGAGAACTCTTTCCATGGTAAAAGCTTGGGGTCCCTTTCGGTAACTGGCCGGCGGAAATACCAAAAACCCTTTGAACCCCTGCTTCCAGGATGTGAGCCAGTCCCCTTTGGTGACGTGGAAGCTTTAGAAGAGAAGCTAGCCATAGGGGACGTAGCCGCTTTTATTGTAGAGCCTATCCAGGGAGAAGGAGGGGTTATAGTCCCACAGGATGGATATCTCGCCCGGGCCCGGGAGCTGTGTGATAAATATGGTAGCCTGCTCATTGTGGACGAAATTCAAACCGGCTTGGGGCGAACAGGGTATCTTTTTGCCTGCGAACATGACGGGGTGGTTCCGGATATTCTATGTCTAGCTAAATCCTTAGGCGGGGGCATAATGCCTCTAGGTGCTTATATCGCCCGGCCTCATATCTGGGATCGGGCCTATGGTGGAACAGAACGGTGTTTACTTCACACTTCCACCTTTGGAGGCAACACCTTGGCCATGGCCGCTGGCCTGGCCGCCCTTTCTAGCATCTTAGAGCAAGATTTAGCAGCCCAGGCCCGTGAGAAAGGCCAATTTTTACTGGAAGGTTTAAAGCGATTAAAAGAAAAATCTAACCTCATCAAAGAGGTACGGGGACGAGGGCTTCTTATAGGCTTGGAGTTTAACCAGCCCGCTGCCGGGCTTCTTGATAAGCTTAGCCTAGGTAAGTTAAATGAGCTTTCCCAGCAATATTTTGGTTCCCTTGTGGCTGGAGAGCTTATGAATAAGTACCAAATTATAACAGCGTATACTTTAAATAATCCCAATGTAATCCGCTTGGAACCTCCTCTAATAGTGGGTTACGCGGAGCTAGAAAAAGTACTGGTAGCCTTAGAAGAGATTTTAATAGGAAAGGGCTTTTGGGGTGTAGCTTTAAACAGCGCCCGTACAGCTTTAAGTTCTTTTCTTTCGCGGGGGAAAAATAGTTAG
- a CDS encoding acetaldehyde dehydrogenase (acetylating): protein MDRIKVAVIGPGNIGSDLMYKILRSRYLKMELMAGIVESEGIKRARALGIRTTTEGIKPVLEDESIKIVFDATGARHHLQHAPLLKAAGKIAIDLTPAAVGPYVVPPVNLKDLYEAPNLNMVTCGGQATVPIVYAINKVAGARYAEIVAAIASKSAGPGTRQNIDEFTQTTAKALCVIGGAQKGKAIIILNPAEPPIIMTNTIYVEVENPDEKAIKEAVFKMVKEVQSYVPGYRLRVPPILDGHKVTTIIEVEGAGDFLPKYSGNLDIITAAAVAVGEKLAARMLGKEAVA, encoded by the coding sequence GTGGATCGTATTAAGGTAGCCGTTATCGGCCCGGGCAATATCGGTTCGGATCTTATGTACAAGATCTTGCGCAGCCGGTACCTCAAGATGGAGCTCATGGCGGGGATTGTAGAATCAGAAGGGATAAAAAGGGCGCGGGCTTTAGGTATACGGACCACCACGGAAGGTATAAAGCCTGTGCTAGAGGATGAGAGTATAAAAATAGTTTTTGATGCCACAGGTGCGCGGCACCACCTTCAGCATGCGCCCTTACTTAAGGCGGCCGGAAAGATCGCCATAGACCTTACCCCAGCAGCAGTGGGGCCTTATGTAGTTCCGCCGGTTAACCTTAAAGATTTATATGAGGCGCCCAATTTAAACATGGTGACCTGCGGAGGCCAGGCTACAGTGCCTATAGTATATGCCATAAATAAAGTGGCCGGGGCGCGCTATGCTGAGATCGTCGCGGCTATCGCCAGTAAAAGCGCTGGTCCAGGTACGCGGCAGAACATCGATGAATTCACCCAGACTACGGCTAAGGCCCTCTGCGTCATAGGAGGTGCCCAGAAAGGAAAAGCCATTATTATCCTGAACCCAGCAGAGCCACCTATTATCATGACCAATACCATTTATGTAGAAGTGGAAAATCCTGACGAAAAAGCCATAAAAGAGGCAGTATTTAAGATGGTTAAAGAAGTCCAAAGTTATGTACCGGGCTACCGGTTGCGTGTCCCTCCCATCCTGGACGGGCATAAAGTTACTACCATCATCGAGGTAGAAGGTGCTGGAGATTTCCTACCGAAGTATTCAGGGAATTTGGATATCATAACCGCGGCAGCCGTAGCTGTGGGAGAAAAATTGGCTGCTAGGATGCTGGGAAAGGAAGCGGTAGCATGA
- a CDS encoding molybdopterin-binding protein: protein MEWDLLEKTTFWIEDIELEGVDLAQVAAVAARALGLAENEVMVVDVRPGVVAFDVLRRRIQAEMVAGKGKDILERLRNLPGVTLGPGASLHSEGVLGLIALEPALAQEILRASEKMSREVGEAVARRALVFASGSELLAGKIQDTNSPYIMEALRSAGYKVSFGGILEDDLTAAVNKLEGAIEQGYGLIITTGGVGAEDKDCNIEAILQLDPQAHTPWILKFTPDRRRHHKEGVRIAVGRVGITRLVALPGPHEEAKLGCQALLEGLAQGIDDASLAEKIASALRRRWQEKVGNFAHSAYVER from the coding sequence ATGGAATGGGACTTACTGGAGAAAACCACCTTTTGGATAGAAGATATAGAGCTTGAAGGTGTAGACTTAGCCCAGGTGGCGGCTGTTGCTGCCCGGGCTTTGGGGTTGGCTGAAAATGAAGTTATGGTAGTAGACGTCCGGCCAGGAGTGGTAGCTTTCGATGTGCTCCGCCGGCGCATCCAGGCGGAGATGGTGGCCGGTAAGGGTAAGGATATCTTGGAGAGATTAAGGAATCTCCCGGGAGTTACATTGGGACCTGGAGCCTCCCTCCATTCAGAAGGAGTACTAGGACTTATCGCCCTGGAACCCGCTTTAGCCCAGGAAATCTTAAGGGCTTCGGAGAAGATGTCCCGGGAAGTTGGGGAGGCCGTGGCGCGGCGGGCTTTGGTCTTCGCCTCCGGGAGTGAGCTTCTAGCCGGGAAAATCCAAGATACCAATTCTCCTTACATTATGGAAGCTCTCCGATCCGCAGGTTATAAAGTGAGCTTCGGAGGAATTCTGGAGGACGACTTAACCGCGGCAGTTAATAAGCTGGAAGGAGCCATAGAACAGGGATATGGTCTTATTATTACCACCGGTGGTGTGGGTGCCGAAGATAAAGATTGTAATATAGAGGCCATTCTACAGCTAGACCCTCAAGCCCATACGCCATGGATACTAAAGTTTACACCGGATAGGCGACGCCATCATAAGGAAGGCGTGCGCATAGCTGTGGGCCGTGTTGGGATTACCCGGCTAGTGGCCCTGCCGGGTCCCCATGAGGAAGCAAAATTGGGATGCCAGGCCCTTTTAGAAGGACTCGCTCAAGGTATAGATGACGCTTCCCTAGCCGAAAAGATCGCTTCTGCCTTGCGCCGCCGTTGGCAGGAGAAGGTGGGTAACTTCGCCCATAGTGCTTATGTGGAAAGATAA
- a CDS encoding nicotinate-nucleotide pyrophosphorylase, whose amino-acid sequence MDVREFLLTPLGEHKFILEITALQPGILAGTGRLKEAAQGLGLDIQWLMPEGQRITPNTCICRAMGTAWQVTRAEEELLGCIGKASGVATAAYELVTLAKGRVKVVCGAWKKVPLEVRAELRQAIATGGAGIRIVDEPFVYLDKNYIRMFGGIIPAVRRARELQGRVIVVQLRGEGEPLEEEARKAVTGGAHILMVDTGRLEHLKVVQEVAFKEGFRDRIKLAFAGGVNKRNLEEVISAGADIVDVGRAIIDAPLLDFRLDVVGKTNGEKL is encoded by the coding sequence TTGGATGTTAGGGAGTTCTTGTTAACCCCGCTGGGAGAGCATAAGTTTATACTGGAGATCACCGCTCTACAGCCAGGGATCTTGGCGGGGACGGGGAGGCTGAAGGAAGCGGCCCAAGGGCTAGGTTTAGATATACAATGGCTAATGCCAGAAGGCCAACGGATCACCCCTAATACCTGCATTTGTCGAGCCATGGGCACGGCCTGGCAGGTAACCCGAGCAGAGGAAGAGTTGCTAGGGTGCATTGGTAAGGCTTCGGGTGTAGCTACTGCGGCGTATGAATTAGTCACCTTAGCCAAGGGCCGGGTAAAGGTAGTATGTGGGGCATGGAAGAAAGTACCCTTGGAGGTCCGGGCAGAACTGCGCCAGGCCATCGCTACAGGTGGCGCAGGAATCCGGATAGTAGATGAACCCTTTGTTTATCTGGATAAAAACTACATCCGTATGTTCGGAGGTATAATCCCGGCGGTGCGCCGTGCCCGGGAACTCCAAGGGAGAGTGATTGTAGTACAGCTACGAGGAGAGGGTGAGCCTTTAGAGGAAGAGGCAAGGAAAGCTGTAACTGGAGGAGCCCACATCCTCATGGTGGATACGGGGAGGTTAGAACACTTAAAGGTAGTACAGGAAGTAGCCTTTAAAGAAGGTTTCCGCGACCGAATTAAACTAGCTTTTGCTGGAGGAGTTAATAAGAGGAATCTCGAAGAAGTTATCAGCGCGGGGGCTGATATCGTGGATGTGGGGCGCGCTATCATCGATGCCCCCTTATTGGATTTCCGGCTGGATGTAGTAGGTAAGACTAACGGGGAGAAGTTATAA
- a CDS encoding spore coat protein, with protein sequence MPIPGMDDKLMASDCLASQKFLASCYNMAITECANQDLRRDFFNIYQDEQNCLKMVFDSLNARGWYNLQMANMQDINQLQQQMRQEAMRLQAQVGVGPVQMGQMGFQPRA encoded by the coding sequence ATGCCCATTCCGGGAATGGATGATAAGCTCATGGCCAGCGATTGCTTGGCTAGCCAGAAGTTTTTAGCGTCTTGTTACAACATGGCTATCACTGAATGCGCAAACCAAGACCTAAGGCGGGATTTTTTTAATATTTACCAGGACGAGCAGAACTGCCTTAAAATGGTCTTTGATTCCCTAAACGCCCGGGGTTGGTACAACCTGCAGATGGCCAACATGCAGGATATAAATCAGCTCCAGCAACAGATGCGACAAGAGGCTATGCGGCTTCAGGCCCAGGTTGGAGTAGGCCCTGTCCAGATGGGACAGATGGGCTTCCAGCCCCGGGCTTAA